The Bradyrhizobium sp. CCGB01 genome segment CGCCGTTCATCCGCTTCGCGCTGTTCCGGGACCGCAACTTCGTCACCGGCTGCATGTTCATGATCGTGATGGGGCTCGTGCTGTTCTCGACCATGGCGCTGGCCTCGCCCTACATGCAGAACGTGATCGGCTATCCCATCATCACCGCCGGCCTGCTGCTGGCGAGCCGGGGCTTCGGCACCTTTTTCGCCATGATGCTGGTCGGCCGCATGATGCGTTATTTCGAGGCGCGCACGCTGATCATCACAGGCCTGACGCTGACCGCGGGCTCGCTGTTCCAGATGACCGGATGGACCGACCTGACCCAGGTGCCGGAGATCGTCACCGTCAGTGTCATCCAGGGCTTTGGCTTCGGCCTCGTCTTCGTGCCGCTCTCGACGGTGGCGTTCCTGACCTTGTCGAACGAATTGCGTACCGACGGCACCGCGATGCTGACCCTGATGCGCAACGTCGCGAGCTCGGTCGGCATCTCCGTCGTCATCGCCGAGCTGACGCAGGGCACGCGGCGGACCTACGCGATCCTGTCCGAGTACATCAACCCGTTCAACCACGCGCTTCAGATGCCCAGCGTCAGCGGCATGATCGATCTCTCCACCGACGCCGGCCGCGCCATGGCGGACAGAATGGTCAGCGTGCAGGCGCAGATCATCGCCTTCGCGCACGACTACCAGCTGGTGATGTTCTTCATTCTCTGCACCATTCCGCTGGCCCTCTTGATCGGCTCGACCAAGGCCACGCTGCGCAAGCAGGCCGCGGGGCCGGAACATGCGGTGATGGAGTAGCCACAGGTGTCATGCCCCGGCCTGACCGGGGCATCCAATACGCCGCGGCGTCTCCGTA includes the following:
- a CDS encoding MDR family MFS transporter, whose translation is MSGPNASLMVPGLRRNMVTICAMTATIMQALDTTIANVALPYMQGTLSASQDQINWVLTSYIVAAAIMTAPVGWIANRFGRKRIFIICSAGFTFASVLCGLAQDINQMVLFRLLQGVFGAALVPLSQSVMLDYYTLQERAKAMSIWGMGVMMGPIMGPSLGAWLTETYSWHWVFFVNLPFGAVTVLGLIVFMDETSKDLSRKFDWFGFAALAVAIGSLQLALDRGEQLGWLESNEIIAEFIVSAVAFYFFLAHSFTTSTPFIRFALFRDRNFVTGCMFMIVMGLVLFSTMALASPYMQNVIGYPIITAGLLLASRGFGTFFAMMLVGRMMRYFEARTLIITGLTLTAGSLFQMTGWTDLTQVPEIVTVSVIQGFGFGLVFVPLSTVAFLTLSNELRTDGTAMLTLMRNVASSVGISVVIAELTQGTRRTYAILSEYINPFNHALQMPSVSGMIDLSTDAGRAMADRMVSVQAQIIAFAHDYQLVMFFILCTIPLALLIGSTKATLRKQAAGPEHAVME